In one Trichlorobacter lovleyi SZ genomic region, the following are encoded:
- a CDS encoding flagellar assembly protein T N-terminal domain-containing protein: MKNTTVQAAVAVLLRRFLGLSLAVILSAGMAAADQQTGVVEVEGYATIVADRKDLAREAALQNAFRRAVEQVVGVALESKTVVKDSELLNDKIFSKSKGFIKTYRILGEKVDGDAFRILVFASVSRHKLEQGLDNAGLLIKKMGKPRIAVVVMEQNGFGNAIPGGVVENGLVSSLGKRGYALVDRQAMLAVQHEAVNKQGDQTDAVVRAAAAGGAEIVIVGRATARSTSALSGTNLRPVQVTVTCRAVEVDSGELLATVTATQQALHVNPATATSEAFEKAAAELSEGLQRQMIAAWTKRLTGLRTLRMTVSMIPQTDIKRLQDALKEQVGQIEEVHDRGYRDQQLRLDLEVTGGFREVIDELAALGLEQDSLKIIGYSAGQVQARWQGRPSKGGRVK, encoded by the coding sequence ATGAAAAACACAACAGTTCAGGCTGCTGTAGCTGTGCTGCTGAGGCGGTTCTTGGGGCTCTCTTTGGCTGTGATACTGTCGGCGGGAATGGCCGCCGCAGATCAGCAAACCGGTGTTGTCGAGGTTGAAGGGTATGCCACCATTGTGGCGGACCGCAAGGATCTGGCCCGCGAGGCGGCCCTGCAGAATGCCTTTAGACGGGCTGTCGAGCAGGTTGTGGGGGTGGCACTTGAGTCGAAGACGGTGGTCAAGGATTCGGAGCTGCTGAACGATAAAATCTTTTCCAAGAGTAAGGGGTTCATCAAAACCTACCGGATTCTTGGTGAAAAGGTGGATGGCGATGCCTTTCGTATCCTGGTTTTTGCTTCGGTTTCCCGCCATAAACTGGAACAGGGACTGGATAATGCCGGCCTGTTGATCAAAAAAATGGGAAAACCACGGATTGCCGTGGTGGTGATGGAACAGAACGGTTTTGGCAATGCCATTCCGGGCGGTGTGGTGGAGAACGGTCTTGTCTCAAGCCTGGGCAAGCGGGGCTATGCCCTGGTTGATCGTCAGGCCATGCTGGCAGTGCAACATGAAGCGGTCAACAAGCAGGGAGATCAGACTGATGCCGTGGTTCGTGCTGCCGCAGCAGGCGGGGCGGAAATTGTGATTGTCGGCCGTGCCACTGCCCGGTCGACCTCTGCCTTAAGCGGAACCAATCTGCGTCCGGTGCAGGTAACGGTTACCTGTCGTGCCGTTGAGGTGGACAGCGGGGAGCTGCTGGCCACTGTGACCGCGACACAGCAGGCCCTGCATGTCAATCCGGCGACCGCAACCAGTGAAGCCTTTGAAAAGGCGGCCGCAGAGTTGAGCGAGGGGTTGCAACGTCAGATGATTGCGGCCTGGACCAAGCGGCTGACCGGTTTGAGAACATTGCGTATGACGGTGAGTATGATTCCCCAGACAGATATCAAGCGCTTGCAGGATGCCTTGAAGGAGCAGGTGGGGCAGATTGAAGAGGTGCATGACCGAGGCTATCGGGATCAGCAACTGCGTCTGGATCTCGAGGTGACTGGTGGATTCAGGGAAGTGATTGATGAGCTGGCCGCATTGGGGCTGGAGCAGGATTCACTGAAGATTATCGGCTATTCAGCGGGGCAGGTGCAGGCCAGGTGGCAGGGTCGCCCCAGTAAAGGAGGGCGCGTAAAATGA
- a CDS encoding regulatory protein RecX, whose amino-acid sequence MTGSNQPSDCYLAALRLLTGRDYTCAALRRKLQQKRFAAEEAQQAVERLIREGYLQDQRYAERLVAAVRQNGSFTGYRLQQELRRRGVPPELIDQVLRESPADGDELERARHLVERRYAGFDPQAADERQLRRVAGFLQRRGYRSDLIRQLFEK is encoded by the coding sequence TTGACCGGTTCTAACCAGCCCAGCGATTGCTATCTGGCAGCGCTCAGGCTGCTGACCGGCCGGGATTACACCTGTGCAGCCCTTCGACGTAAGTTGCAACAAAAACGGTTTGCTGCCGAAGAAGCGCAGCAGGCGGTTGAACGGCTGATCCGGGAAGGTTACCTGCAGGATCAGCGCTATGCCGAGCGTCTGGTAGCCGCAGTGAGGCAGAACGGGAGTTTTACCGGCTATCGCCTGCAGCAGGAGTTACGCCGCCGCGGAGTACCGCCGGAACTGATTGATCAGGTTTTGCGGGAATCACCCGCTGATGGCGATGAGCTGGAACGTGCCCGTCATCTGGTTGAACGCCGTTATGCCGGGTTTGATCCGCAGGCAGCTGATGAACGACAGTTGCGGCGGGTAGCCGGGTTTTTGCAGCGTCGCGGATACCGGAGTGATCTGATCAGGCAGTTGTTTGAGAAATAA
- a CDS encoding type IV pilus twitching motility protein PilT encodes MELNEILTIAVKARGSDIHIKTGLPPIVRIDGKLHPIPNAQRLGPDVVSSIANMMMNDRQRRIFEENSEVDMAYAVPGLGRFRVACYRQRGTIALVFRAISMKIPTMEELNLPPVLQKLCLEERGLILVTGTTGSGKSSTLAAMIDHINNHRTCNIITIEDPVEFLHRDNKCIISQREVGTDTPTFSSALKGALRQDPDVILVGEMRDYETIETAMTAAETGHLVMSTLHTMDAPETINRIISVFPPYHQRQVRIQMASIIKGIISQRLVPRADGKGRVPAVEVLLGTARVKECIDDKDKTKQIKDAIAQGFVSYGMQTFDQSLMKLFTSKLITYEEALRQSSNPDDFALKVSGISSTSDATWDNFDNKDEKVDEVLKEEKLDVDRF; translated from the coding sequence GTGGAGCTGAACGAAATTCTCACGATTGCCGTCAAGGCGCGCGGTTCAGATATACATATCAAGACCGGTCTGCCGCCTATTGTACGGATTGACGGCAAGCTGCACCCGATCCCCAATGCCCAGCGTCTGGGGCCTGATGTGGTCAGCAGCATCGCCAACATGATGATGAATGACCGCCAGCGGAGGATCTTCGAGGAGAACTCCGAGGTGGATATGGCCTATGCGGTGCCGGGCCTGGGGCGTTTCCGGGTGGCCTGCTATCGACAGCGGGGGACTATTGCGCTGGTCTTCCGGGCCATTTCGATGAAGATTCCGACCATGGAGGAGCTGAATCTGCCACCGGTATTGCAGAAGCTCTGCCTTGAAGAACGGGGGCTGATCCTGGTGACCGGTACCACCGGCTCCGGTAAATCGTCCACGCTGGCAGCCATGATCGATCATATCAACAACCACCGGACCTGTAACATCATCACGATTGAGGACCCGGTGGAGTTTCTGCATCGCGATAACAAGTGTATTATCAGCCAGCGGGAGGTGGGTACCGATACGCCGACTTTCTCAAGTGCGTTGAAGGGGGCCTTGCGTCAGGACCCGGACGTGATCCTGGTGGGCGAGATGCGGGACTACGAGACCATCGAAACCGCCATGACCGCCGCCGAGACCGGCCATTTGGTGATGTCAACCCTGCATACCATGGATGCACCTGAGACCATCAACCGGATTATCTCGGTCTTCCCGCCCTACCACCAGCGTCAGGTGCGGATTCAGATGGCCAGTATCATCAAGGGAATTATCTCTCAGCGCCTGGTACCGCGGGCCGATGGCAAGGGACGTGTTCCCGCCGTTGAAGTGCTGCTGGGGACTGCGCGGGTGAAAGAGTGTATTGACGACAAGGACAAGACCAAGCAGATCAAGGATGCCATTGCACAGGGCTTTGTCTCCTATGGCATGCAGACCTTTGACCAGTCCTTGATGAAGCTGTTCACCTCAAAGCTGATTACGTATGAAGAGGCGCTGCGGCAAAGTTCCAATCCGGATGATTTTGCCCTCAAGGTTTCCGGTATCTCATCTACTTCTGATGCAACCTGGGATAATTTTGATAACAAGGATGAGAAGGTTGACGAGGTGCTGAAAGAGGAAAAACTCGACGTTGACCGGTTCTAA
- the recA gene encoding recombinase RecA, giving the protein MSDKNKAIELALSQIEKQFGKGAIMRLGNDEVLPGVESISTGAISLDLALGVGGVPRGRVIEVYGPESSGKTTLALHIVAEAQKSGGIAAFVDAEHALDINYARKLGVKTDDLLVSQPDTGEQALEIAETLVRSGAIDVLVIDSVAALVPKAEIEGEMGDSHVGLQARLMSQALRKLTGIISKSNCCVIFINQIRMKIGVMFGNPETTTGGNALKFYASVRLDIRKIATLKQGDQVIGSRTRVKVVKNKVAPPFKEAEFDILYGEGISRTGDVLDLAVDRNIIDKSGAWFSYNKERIGQGRENSRQFLKENPVMLAEIEARLMELIKPAPKEEKAE; this is encoded by the coding sequence GTGAGTGATAAAAACAAGGCCATAGAGCTGGCACTTTCCCAGATTGAAAAGCAGTTTGGCAAAGGCGCCATCATGCGACTCGGCAATGATGAGGTGCTGCCCGGTGTAGAGTCGATCTCAACCGGAGCCATATCTCTCGATCTGGCCCTGGGGGTGGGCGGTGTGCCCCGCGGCCGGGTAATTGAGGTCTATGGCCCTGAATCTTCCGGCAAGACCACCCTGGCCCTGCATATTGTGGCTGAAGCCCAGAAAAGCGGCGGTATTGCGGCTTTTGTGGATGCAGAGCATGCCCTGGATATCAATTATGCCCGCAAGCTGGGGGTAAAGACCGATGACCTGCTGGTTTCCCAGCCGGACACCGGAGAACAGGCGCTTGAGATTGCCGAAACGCTGGTACGGAGCGGTGCCATTGACGTGCTGGTGATTGACTCGGTTGCGGCTCTGGTACCCAAGGCCGAGATCGAGGGTGAGATGGGGGACTCCCATGTCGGTCTGCAGGCCCGTCTGATGTCACAGGCGTTGCGCAAACTAACCGGCATTATCTCCAAATCCAACTGCTGCGTGATCTTTATCAACCAGATCAGGATGAAGATCGGTGTGATGTTTGGTAACCCGGAGACCACCACCGGTGGTAACGCATTGAAATTCTATGCCTCGGTCAGGCTCGACATCCGCAAGATCGCAACCCTTAAGCAGGGGGATCAGGTGATCGGTTCCCGTACCAGGGTCAAAGTGGTTAAGAACAAGGTCGCACCACCTTTTAAAGAGGCCGAGTTTGATATCCTCTATGGTGAAGGAATCTCCCGTACCGGTGATGTGCTGGATCTGGCGGTGGATCGCAATATCATCGACAAGAGCGGGGCCTGGTTCTCCTACAATAAAGAGCGGATCGGACAAGGTCGCGAAAACTCCCGTCAGTTCCTGAAGGAAAATCCGGTCATGCTGGCAGAGATTGAGGCCAGGTTGATGGAACTGATCAAACCAGCACCCAAGGAAGAAAAAGCTGAATAA
- a CDS encoding CinA family protein: MSAEQELATRFLASGMTLALAESCTGGMIAERVTTISGCSAWFRGGVVAYHNDIKQQLLQVPGGLLEQHGAVSEAVARAMAEGARRVIGSDLALAVTGIAGPDGGTLEKPVGTVYIALADHDGCVTDRYQFQGGRESVRLQTTEQALFLLKKRLVVPETA, from the coding sequence ATGAGCGCTGAGCAGGAGCTGGCAACACGGTTTCTTGCCTCCGGTATGACCCTGGCCCTGGCAGAGTCCTGCACCGGTGGTATGATTGCAGAACGGGTTACTACAATCTCCGGCTGTTCCGCCTGGTTCAGAGGGGGGGTCGTGGCCTACCACAATGATATAAAACAGCAGTTGTTGCAGGTTCCCGGCGGGCTTCTTGAACAGCATGGTGCGGTGAGTGAAGCGGTTGCCCGGGCCATGGCAGAGGGGGCTCGCAGGGTAATCGGTAGCGATCTGGCTCTGGCGGTTACCGGTATTGCCGGACCAGATGGCGGTACCCTGGAAAAACCGGTCGGGACGGTCTACATCGCCCTTGCTGATCATGATGGCTGTGTGACGGATCGGTACCAGTTTCAGGGCGGACGTGAGTCGGTTCGGCTGCAAACCACGGAACAGGCGCTTTTTTTGCTGAAAAAGCGGCTTGTAGTGCCTGAAACGGCCTGA
- the larC gene encoding nickel pincer cofactor biosynthesis protein LarC, with product MRILYFDATAGIAGDMTVAVLLDLGVPLTHLNNELGRLGLPHEAFVLSDEQVQRGGMTGRHFVVHLPHQHGHHRHDHHDHRSYADIRQMIAASSLAGRVKDLSQQIFMQLAEAEAKAHQVAVDQVQFHEVGAVDSIVDIVGTAIGLDWLKVDRVYCSAVPLGGGFVQTAHGRLPVPAPATAELLKGLAVHADCGAGERVTPTGAAILAALAEPVTNMPHMIISQVGHGAGSRDFADVPNILRGFLGELPEQADHETILELSCNLDDVTPEQLGYTMEQLFAAGALDVWHTPIQMKKQRPGQMLSLLCRPEQKDRMVQLVMKETGTLGVRLQQMQRLVQQRRIEVCQTSLGTVRFKISQQGSKPEYEDCCRIARERGLALRKVQQIVRREYCHER from the coding sequence ATGCGTATCCTCTACTTTGATGCTACCGCCGGTATTGCCGGTGATATGACGGTGGCCGTCCTGCTGGATCTCGGTGTGCCGTTAACCCATCTGAACAATGAGCTGGGCAGGCTTGGTTTGCCGCATGAAGCCTTTGTGCTGAGTGACGAACAGGTCCAACGCGGTGGCATGACCGGCAGGCATTTTGTGGTACATCTGCCCCATCAACACGGACATCATCGTCATGACCACCACGATCACCGGAGTTATGCCGATATCAGGCAGATGATCGCTGCAAGTAGTCTTGCCGGCCGCGTGAAGGATCTGTCACAACAGATCTTTATGCAACTGGCCGAGGCCGAAGCCAAAGCACATCAGGTGGCAGTGGATCAGGTGCAGTTCCATGAAGTGGGGGCGGTTGACAGCATAGTGGATATTGTGGGGACGGCGATTGGTCTGGACTGGCTGAAGGTGGATAGGGTCTACTGTTCCGCAGTACCGCTGGGCGGTGGTTTTGTGCAGACCGCCCATGGCCGTCTGCCGGTACCGGCGCCGGCAACGGCGGAGTTGCTGAAAGGTCTGGCGGTTCATGCCGATTGCGGAGCTGGGGAACGGGTAACTCCTACTGGTGCGGCTATTCTGGCTGCCCTGGCAGAACCGGTTACAAACATGCCACATATGATTATCTCACAGGTTGGTCATGGAGCCGGGAGCAGGGATTTTGCGGATGTCCCCAACATCCTGCGCGGTTTCCTGGGAGAACTGCCAGAACAGGCCGATCATGAGACCATACTTGAGCTGAGCTGCAATCTGGATGATGTTACTCCTGAGCAGCTGGGGTACACCATGGAGCAACTGTTTGCGGCCGGGGCGCTGGATGTCTGGCATACGCCGATCCAGATGAAGAAGCAGCGGCCTGGTCAGATGCTGTCGCTACTCTGCCGGCCTGAGCAGAAGGACCGGATGGTGCAACTGGTGATGAAAGAAACCGGTACCTTGGGGGTGCGGCTGCAGCAGATGCAGCGCCTTGTGCAGCAGCGCCGGATTGAGGTGTGTCAGACCTCGCTGGGGACAGTAAGATTCAAGATCAGCCAGCAGGGCAGTAAGCCAGAATATGAAGACTGTTGTCGGATTGCCCGCGAACGGGGGCTTGCATTGCGCAAGGTGCAGCAGATCGTCCGTAGGGAGTATTGCCATGAGCGCTGA
- the larB gene encoding nickel pincer cofactor biosynthesis protein LarB, which yields MVLEELQALLQAVAAGATTPEQGLERLRHLPFEDLGFAQVDHHRVLRQGQPEVIFGQGKTVEQIGRIMEAMVARGSNVLVTRLEEVRAVELLAVFPRSFYHAEARCLTLETTPKREQGRGTILIVAAGTSDLQVASEALVTARFMGNQAELLCDVGVAGIHRLLSRMELLRAATVLIVVAGMEGALPSVVGGLVDRPVIAVPTSVGYGASFGGIAALLGMLNSCASGVTVVNIDNGFGAACAASLMNRV from the coding sequence ATGGTTCTCGAGGAGTTACAGGCGTTGTTGCAGGCGGTTGCGGCAGGGGCAACAACACCGGAGCAGGGTTTGGAACGGTTACGCCATCTTCCTTTTGAAGATCTCGGGTTTGCTCAGGTTGATCATCATCGGGTACTGCGGCAAGGACAACCGGAGGTGATATTCGGCCAGGGCAAGACCGTTGAACAGATCGGCCGGATTATGGAGGCGATGGTGGCTCGGGGCAGTAATGTGCTGGTAACCCGGCTGGAGGAGGTGCGGGCAGTGGAGCTGCTGGCGGTGTTTCCACGTTCCTTCTACCATGCCGAGGCCCGTTGCCTGACCCTGGAAACCACACCAAAGCGGGAGCAGGGGCGTGGTACGATCCTGATTGTGGCGGCCGGTACCTCAGATCTGCAGGTGGCCAGTGAGGCATTGGTGACGGCCCGTTTTATGGGGAATCAGGCAGAGCTGCTCTGCGATGTCGGAGTGGCAGGGATTCATCGCCTGTTGTCCCGCATGGAGCTGCTACGTGCGGCAACTGTGTTAATCGTGGTAGCCGGGATGGAAGGGGCGCTTCCGTCGGTGGTGGGAGGGCTGGTTGATCGGCCGGTCATTGCAGTACCTACTTCGGTGGGGTATGGTGCATCGTTTGGCGGTATTGCTGCGCTGTTGGGAATGCTCAATTCCTGCGCCAGCGGAGTCACCGTCGTGAATATTGATAACGGCTTTGGCGCTGCCTGTGCTGCCAGCCTGATGAATCGGGTCTAA
- a CDS encoding 3-isopropylmalate dehydratase large subunit, giving the protein MGKTTAEKIFAAHLVDEPFSGTKVLKLDVVLCHEITTPIAIADLIERGKDRVFDPTRIKAVIDHVTPSKDSKTATQAKILRDWARRQQIKDFFDVGANGVCHALFPEKGFIRPGNTVIMGDSHTCTHGAFGAFAAGVGTTDLEVGILKGVCAFREPKTIRINVNGDLPKGVYAKDVILTLIGKIGVNGATDRVIEFRGTTIDAMTMESRMTLCNMAIEAGGTSGICMPDMTTVEYLWPFIQGEFASKEAALADYQKWASDADATYEQTIEIDAAALVPVATFNFKPDQVKAVTEFTDSRVDQIYLGSCTNGRLEDLRIAAQILKGNKLAEHVRGILSPATPKIYRDAMKEGLIDIFLDAGFCVTNSTCGACLGMSNGVLADGEVCASTTNRNFNGRMGKGGMVHLMSPATAAATAIEGKIADPRKYL; this is encoded by the coding sequence ATGGGTAAGACCACTGCAGAAAAGATTTTCGCCGCCCATCTGGTGGATGAGCCGTTCAGCGGCACCAAGGTGCTGAAGCTGGATGTGGTGCTTTGCCACGAAATTACCACCCCGATTGCCATTGCCGACCTGATTGAACGTGGTAAAGACCGTGTCTTTGATCCAACCAGAATCAAGGCAGTTATTGACCACGTCACTCCCTCAAAGGATTCCAAGACTGCTACCCAGGCCAAGATTTTACGTGACTGGGCCCGCCGCCAGCAGATCAAGGATTTCTTTGACGTTGGTGCCAACGGCGTATGCCATGCCCTGTTCCCGGAAAAAGGCTTTATCCGTCCCGGCAACACCGTGATCATGGGTGATTCTCACACCTGTACCCATGGTGCCTTTGGTGCCTTTGCCGCCGGTGTTGGCACCACTGACCTGGAAGTTGGTATCCTGAAAGGTGTCTGCGCCTTCCGTGAACCCAAGACAATTCGCATCAATGTAAACGGAGATCTCCCCAAAGGTGTCTATGCCAAGGATGTCATACTGACCCTGATCGGCAAGATCGGTGTTAATGGTGCCACCGACCGGGTGATTGAGTTCCGCGGCACCACCATTGACGCCATGACGATGGAATCCCGCATGACGCTCTGTAACATGGCCATTGAGGCGGGCGGCACCTCCGGCATCTGTATGCCTGACATGACCACCGTGGAATACCTCTGGCCGTTTATTCAGGGTGAGTTTGCCTCCAAGGAGGCTGCGCTGGCTGACTATCAGAAGTGGGCTTCAGATGCTGACGCCACCTATGAGCAGACCATTGAGATTGATGCTGCTGCACTGGTACCGGTTGCCACCTTTAACTTTAAACCGGATCAGGTTAAGGCGGTTACGGAGTTCACCGACAGCAGGGTTGATCAGATCTACCTTGGATCCTGTACCAATGGCCGTCTCGAAGACCTGCGGATTGCTGCTCAGATCCTGAAGGGCAACAAGCTGGCGGAGCATGTGCGTGGTATTCTGTCTCCGGCAACTCCAAAGATCTACCGTGATGCCATGAAAGAAGGGTTGATTGATATCTTCCTTGATGCCGGTTTCTGTGTCACCAACTCCACCTGCGGGGCCTGTCTGGGGATGAGTAACGGCGTGTTGGCCGATGGCGAGGTCTGCGCCTCCACCACCAACCGCAACTTCAACGGCCGGATGGGCAAAGGCGGCATGGTACACCTGATGTCGCCGGCCACCGCAGCGGCAACCGCCATTGAGGGCAAGATTGCCGATCCACGCAAATATCTTTAA
- a CDS encoding 3-isopropylmalate dehydratase small subunit: protein MKTFGGPVLFLDRADINTDEIIPAKYLTEITKQDLKPYMLEDLKLDGFDPKGEKTLKARVVVSRENFGCGSSREHAPWVFEVNNITAVVAESFARIFRQNMFNCGMAAIELPKTDLDRIFSHAQDADATMSIDIEAQTLTLSAGGTQLAFNFELSPFDKALVLAGGWVDYADTKY, encoded by the coding sequence ATGAAAACCTTCGGAGGGCCGGTTCTGTTTCTGGATCGTGCCGATATCAATACTGACGAAATCATTCCGGCAAAGTATCTGACCGAGATCACCAAGCAGGATCTGAAACCGTACATGCTTGAAGACCTCAAGCTGGACGGATTTGACCCCAAAGGCGAGAAAACCCTGAAAGCGCGGGTCGTCGTATCACGCGAGAATTTCGGGTGCGGCTCTTCACGCGAACATGCCCCCTGGGTTTTTGAGGTTAACAACATCACCGCGGTTGTTGCAGAGTCTTTTGCCCGGATCTTCCGCCAGAATATGTTCAACTGTGGCATGGCTGCCATCGAACTGCCCAAGACAGATCTGGACCGGATTTTTTCCCACGCCCAAGATGCTGACGCAACCATGAGCATCGATATCGAGGCTCAAACCCTGACCCTGTCTGCTGGCGGTACGCAGCTGGCCTTTAACTTCGAGCTATCCCCCTTTGACAAGGCCCTGGTTCTGGCAGGTGGCTGGGTTGATTATGCCGACACAAAATATTGA
- a CDS encoding twin-arginine translocase TatA/TatE family subunit, translating into MFGFGMPELIVILVIVLVVFGAGRLPEIGAAFGKSIKNFKNATEGKDEIEIKPKKDDEHKA; encoded by the coding sequence ATGTTTGGATTTGGCATGCCGGAACTGATTGTTATTCTGGTGATTGTACTGGTGGTCTTCGGGGCAGGACGTCTGCCTGAGATCGGTGCTGCCTTTGGCAAAAGTATCAAGAACTTCAAGAATGCCACTGAAGGCAAGGATGAGATTGAGATAAAGCCCAAGAAGGATGACGAGCACAAGGCCTAG
- a CDS encoding TIGR01212 family radical SAM protein (This family includes YhcC from E. coli K-12, an uncharacterized radical SAM protein.), whose translation MTTKRYTTFTDELRTRFGCRVQRVSLAAGFSCPNRDGSLGTGGCTFCGDRGAAAVGVPTELPLHLQLQKSKEYLVKKFRAEKFLAYFQAYSNTYAAADDLRLLYEAALADADMVGLIIGTRPDCLPDSVLDMLAELNRRTYLWLELGMQTMHDQTLQAINRGHDHACFVEAVNRCKQKKLRICAHLILGLPGESREQMLASVEELNRLGVDGVKLHHLHVLKGSQLEQEYRTGDLPLMTRDEYVALVVDALELLDPKIMIHRLMGDGRSELVAPDWSRRKLEVLNRIDAELVKRDSRQGCRLSVKGGIGMS comes from the coding sequence ATGACTACTAAACGTTATACAACCTTTACGGATGAGCTGCGCACACGATTTGGCTGCCGTGTACAGCGGGTCTCACTGGCTGCCGGTTTCAGTTGTCCCAACCGTGACGGCAGTCTGGGTACTGGTGGCTGCACCTTTTGCGGTGATCGAGGTGCTGCAGCGGTAGGTGTGCCTACTGAACTGCCGTTACACCTGCAGTTGCAGAAGAGTAAAGAATACCTGGTGAAAAAGTTCAGGGCTGAAAAGTTTCTGGCTTATTTCCAGGCCTACAGTAACACCTATGCTGCTGCAGACGATTTGCGGCTGCTCTATGAAGCGGCCCTTGCTGATGCGGATATGGTCGGGCTTATCATCGGCACGCGCCCTGATTGTCTGCCGGATAGCGTGCTTGACATGCTTGCTGAGCTTAACCGGCGAACCTATCTTTGGCTGGAATTAGGCATGCAAACCATGCATGACCAGACCCTGCAGGCGATCAACCGTGGACATGATCACGCCTGCTTTGTTGAGGCGGTCAATCGTTGCAAGCAGAAGAAATTGCGCATCTGTGCCCATCTGATATTGGGATTGCCCGGAGAGTCTCGCGAACAGATGCTGGCTTCGGTGGAGGAGTTGAATCGTCTGGGGGTGGATGGGGTTAAACTGCATCACCTGCATGTTCTGAAAGGCAGCCAGCTTGAGCAGGAGTACCGAACGGGTGACCTGCCATTGATGACCCGCGATGAGTATGTTGCGCTGGTGGTTGATGCGCTTGAACTGCTTGATCCGAAGATCATGATTCATCGTCTGATGGGTGATGGGCGCAGTGAGCTGGTCGCGCCGGACTGGTCGCGTCGCAAACTTGAAGTCTTAAACCGTATCGATGCAGAGCTTGTAAAAAGAGACAGCCGGCAGGGGTGCCGGCTATCAGTAAAGGGTGGTATTGGTATGAGCTGA
- a CDS encoding F0F1 ATP synthase subunit epsilon yields MAEKMKLEIVTPYSKVLDELVDEVTATGKMGEFGVLPGHAPFLTSLNIGELCYKKDGQAVSMALNWGYFEVQDDKIIVLVETAERSDEIDLERAKAALGRAEDALKKLTPEDKQFKVYEAALERALIRMQVAGKAARK; encoded by the coding sequence ATGGCTGAAAAGATGAAGCTTGAAATAGTCACACCCTACAGCAAGGTGCTTGATGAGTTGGTCGATGAAGTGACAGCGACCGGAAAAATGGGTGAGTTCGGTGTACTGCCGGGTCATGCCCCTTTCCTGACGTCACTCAATATCGGTGAGCTTTGCTACAAGAAAGATGGCCAGGCTGTCAGCATGGCACTCAACTGGGGCTACTTCGAGGTGCAGGACGACAAGATCATTGTCCTGGTTGAGACTGCCGAACGCTCCGACGAGATCGATCTCGAGCGTGCCAAAGCAGCGCTTGGCCGTGCCGAGGATGCGCTTAAGAAGTTGACTCCGGAAGACAAGCAGTTCAAGGTGTATGAAGCTGCTCTTGAACGTGCCCTGATCCGGATGCAGGTGGCCGGTAAGGCTGCCCGTAAGTAA